TGCTGCTCGACATCGGCACCACGACGGTCCGCCTCGCGCGCCACCTGGCGCGGCGCCGCGTCACCGTGGTCACCTCCAGCCTCGCCGTGCTCGACGTGCTGCGCGACGACCCCGTCGTCGAGGTGCTCCTGCTCGGTGGCCGGCTGCGCCGCGCCTACCACTCGCTGGTCGGCATGCTCACCGAGGAGGCGCTGCGCCAGGTGTGCGCCGACCGCCTGTTCCTCGGCGCGGGAGGCGTGCGGCCCGACGGCCAGGTGACCGACACCACGGTCGCCGAGGTCCCCCTGAAGCGCGCCATGATCACCGCGGCCCGCCAGGTGGTGCTTCTGGTCGACCGCAACAAGTTCCCCGGCACCGGCGCGCTGCGCGTCTGCGGCGCCGAGGACATCGACATGCTCGTCACCAACGAGGGGGCCGACCCCGCGACCCTGTCCGTCCTCACCGGCGCGGGGGTCTCGGTGGTGACGGCGTGATCACGGACGGGGGGAGCGCGGCGGTGGTGCGGCCGGCCGTTCTCGGCGGCGTACGTCTCGGTGGTGGCGGCGTACGTCTCGGTGGTGACGGTGCACGGCTCGGTGGTGACGGTGCACGGCTCGGTGGTGACGGTGTGAACGCGGGAGGGAGGCGGCCATGCGGCTGACCATTCTCGGCGGTGGCGGGTTCCGCGTGCCGCTGGTGTACGGCGCTCTGCTGCGCGGCACGTCCGCGCCGGTGGACGAGGTGGTGCTGTACGACGTGTCCGCCGAGCGGCTGGCGGCGGTGGGTCACGTCCTTGAGCAGCTCGCGGCCGGCCATCGCGCGCCGCCGAGGGTGCGGGTCACCACCGACCTCGACGACGCGCTGCGCAACGCGTCGTTCGTGTTCTCCGCGATCCGGGTCGGCGGGCTGCGCGGCCGTACCGCCGACGAGCGGGTCGCGCTCGACCTCGGGGTGCTCGGCCAGGAGACCGTCGGCCCCGGCGGCATCGCCTACGGCCTGCGCACCGTCCCGGTGGCGCTGCGCATGGCGGTGCGCATCGCCACGGTGGCCCCGCGCGCCTGGGTGATCAACTTCACCAACCCCGCCGGCCTGATCACCGAGGCGATGCGCCGTGTCCTCGGCGACCGCGTGATCGGCATCTGTGACTCGCCGGTCGGGTTGATCCGCCGCGCCGCGCACGCGCTCGGCCTCGACCCCACCCGCGTGGCCCCCGACTACGTCGGCCTCAACCACCTCGGGTGGTTACGCGGCCTGACCTACGACGGCCGTGACGTGCTGCCCGACCTGCTGGCCGACGACGCCGCGCTCAAAGGCGTCGAGGAGGCCCGCCTGTTCGGCCCCGGCTGGGTGCGTTCCCTCGGCGCGCTGCCGAACGAGTACCTGTACTACTACGACTTCACCCGCGAGGCCGTCGCCACCATCGGCGCCGCACCCGAGACCCGCGGCGAGGCCCTGCTGCGCCAGCAGGAGCGTTTCTACGCGAGCGTGCGCCGCGACCCCTCGCAGGCGCTCGCCGAGTGGCGCCGCACCCGCAAGGAGCGCGACGCGTCCTACATGGCCGAGACCCGCGAGTCGGCGCACGCGGGTGAGCGCGACCACGCCGACCTGGAGGCCGACGGGTACGAAGGCGTGGCCCTGGCCCTCATGACCGCGCTCGGCCATGGTGGCACCCCCGCCACAATGATCCTCAACGTGCGCAACGGCACCGCCGTCCCCGGCCTGCCTCCCGACGCCGTGGTCGAGGTCCCCTGCCTGGTCGACGCCGGCGGCGTGCGTCCCCTGTCCACCCGGCCGCTCCCCGGCCGTTTCCTCGGCCTGGTCCAGCAGGTCAAGGCCGCCGAGCAGCTCACCATCGAGGCCGCCGTGACCGGCTCGGCCGACCTCGCGATCCACGCCTTCGCCACCCATCCGTTGGTCGACTCGGTGACCACGGCCCGCCACCTGCTGGACAACTACCGCACCCGCCTGCCGTCCCTCGCCACCCTGCTCCCCGGTCACCACTAGCCACGGGGTTCGCGCCGGTCTGGTCCGCCGGTCCACGGTCCGCCGGTCACACGGTCCGCCGGTCACACGGTCCGCCGGTCACACGGTCCGCCGGTCACACGGTCCGCCGGTCACACGGTCCGCCGGTCACACGGTCCGCGAGTCACACGGTCACGTCGATCATGCCGGTCACACGGCGACGCGCCGTCCCTTCCGGTGGGGACGGCGCGACCGCGACGGTGGCCAGGTCAGGCCATGGCGCCGGCGAGCCAGGTGGTCCAGGTGCTCTCGGCGGTGGCCTGGTCGACGTCGGCGAAGACGTGGTGGCCGGTCATGAGCATGCCGCCGCCGCCGACGAAGCGCAGCAGCGCGTCATCGGTGCGGATGCCGAGGAAGCCCTGGTCCACCGCAGTGTCGACCACGCCGGTGACCGTGCGGCCGTCGATGGTGAACGTCACCGGGTCACCCTCCTGGGGGTCCTTGCTGAGGCCGAGCGCGGCGGTGACGGCGGTCCACGCGGTGTCCTGGTCGGGCTGAGGGGGGCCGAACGCGGCCACCGGAACGGCGGTGCGGCCGGGGAAGTGCCTGAGGTACAGCGCGAGAGTGCGCAGGTAGAGCGGGTTGCCCTTCTTCAGCGCGTCGTACTGCTCCTCCCAGTCGTCACCGAGGATGCCGCTGTGCACCAGCCGCAGCGCGGTGGCCGAACCCTCGCGGGCCTCGATGAGGTACTCGAACGCCATGAACGTGCCGTCCTCGGCCGGGGTGCCCTTGTAGGCGAAACGGCGGCCGGGCTCCCAGGCGGTGACCGTCGAGGTGGCGGTGAAGCCCGGCATCTCCATGCGGCCGGCACCGCCGACGCCGGGCTCGACCTCGTTGCGGCCCATGAACCACGAGTCGATGCCGGGGCCGGTGGCGATGGCGTCCCAGACCTGCTCGGGGGTGGCCTCGAGCTCGATGTCATGGGTGAGCTGGAATTCGTGCGACATCTTCAGGACTCCTCGTCATCGGTGGCGGCGGTCCGCGCCTGCGGGGAAACATCGGCCGCGGTGCTCTGCGCCTGCGGGGAAACGCTCGGATAGAGGGCGACGACGACGCGGTGGTCGCGGCCGCCGGGGGTGTTCTCGTCGTGGTAGCGGCTCACCAGCGCGGTGACCGCCGCGGTCAGGTCCCGCGCGAAGGCCGCGCGGTCGGCCGCCGAGGCGAACCGCACCGTGCCGTCGAGCGCGAACGTCGCGACCGGCTTGCCGGCCCGCGCGCCGCCGGTGATGAGCTGGCCGACCTCTTTGACCATGCGGGCCGCGACGGCGAGCAGCCACCGCGCCGACAGCCGGTCGGGTGAGCGCTCGGGGTCGGGCTGCACCGTGGCCAGCGCGACCGGCGAGATCACGTACGAGGCCGCGGTGGCCCGCATCACCCGCTCGTTGACATTGCCCTTGCGCCGCTCCTCCACCAGCTCGACGAGCCCGTGGGCCTCCAGGGTCTTGAGGTGGTAGTTCACCTTCTGCCTGGGAAGCCCGACGATCGCCGCCAGGCTGGTCGCGGAGTGGGGCTCGGCCAGCAGCCCGAGCAGCCGCGACCGGATCGGGTCGAGCGCGACCTCCGCGGCCGCGGCCTCTTCGATGACTCCCACTTCGAACATGCCTCAACGGTAGCTGCCGACAATCATGTCTGTCAAGACAAAAATAATTGTCGGAGGGGATGCGTCTGGAGACGGCGACCGTGGCACACCGTCCCGGAACCAGCACATAGGAGCGTGTGTGCGGTCGGCCGGTCTCCGGACAACTCTCCGGCCTTTGCCTGCGGGGCCGGCGGGTCGGTGGAGATCGTGGAGGGTTGGGTGAGGGCCGGCAGATGGAGTGAGGGCCGACGCGGCGCCTGTGGATCGGTGGGCCGCGGGAGTCCTTGGGTCGGCGTTCAGGGGATGGAGCGCGGTGTCTCTTCGCAAGATGTCAGTTTGTGCTGACACGGAACAGGTGTCAGCTTATGCTGACACGTATGAGAACGGCATCGGAACTCGCCGACGCCGCCGACGGACAGGATCCGGCGGCCGGGCTCGCCGCGGTCGCCGCGTTGCGGCGGCTGCTCGAAGAGCTTGAGGCGGTGCATGTCAGTGCGGCGCGAGCCCAGGGGTGGTCCTGGGAGGAGATCGCCGCGGCGCTCGGGGTGCGGCGGCAGTCGGCGCACCGCAAGCACGCGCGCCGCGTGGATCAGGGGTGGATCGAGACTTCGAGGAGCGCACAGTGACCATGTTCCGGCGGTACACCGCGTCGGCGCACCGCGCCATGGCCCGCGCGGGCCTGCTCAGCCTGGAGGCGGGCCGCACCGTCCTGGACGAGGACGCGGTGCTGCTCGCGCTCGCCGAGACCCGGCCGTTCGAAGGGCCGCTCGGTGAGTTCTCCCTGGACGCCGAGGCGGTCCGCGTGTCGGTCGTCCCACCGGGGGAGGGGGAGTCGCTCGCCGCGCTCGGCATCGACACCGGCCGGGTGCGGCGGCGCATGGCCGGACTGTTCCCGGTGGACGACCCGGCGCACTGGCACCTGCGCCGCTCCACCGTCCGGCCGCTGCGGGTCACCCTCTACGGCCCCGTCGGGGAACTCGTCCTCACCGCGAGGGCCCGCAAGGTCGTCGAGGTCGCCGCGCACCACGGCGGCACGGTCGTCACCGGCGAGGACCTGCTGCGCGGCCTGCTCGCCGACGGCCGCAACCGCTCGATCTCCCTGCTGCGCCACCACGGCGTCCCCCTGCACCCCCTCGCCGCGGCGCTCGGGCTCACGTCCCGCGCCGCGTGACGGTCAGCGGGCCAGGATGTCGTCCAGGTTGTAGTCCATGGGGCTTTCGAGCTGCGCGTAGGTGCAGGACTCCGGGGTGCGGTCCAGGCGGTAGTGGCGGAACTGGGCCGTGTGGCGGAAGCGGTTGCCTTCCATGTGGTCGTAGGCGACCTCGATGACCAGCTCGGGACGCAGGGGGATGAACGACAGGTCCTTGGTGGCGTTCCAGCGGGAGATGGCGCCTGGCATGCGTTGCGTCGTGCCTTCGGTCTGGGTCATCCAGCCGGCCCAGGGGTGCGCGGACAGGTCGTCGAGGAGGTACGGCTTGAGCTCCTCGACCAGCTCGGCGCGGCGCTTCATGGGGAAGGACGCCGAGACGCCGACGTGGTGGAGCACGCCGGCGTCGTCGTAGAGGCCGAGCAGCAGGGAGCCGACGACGGGACCCGACTTGTGCTCGCGGTAGCCGCAGACCACGACGTCGGCGGTGCGCTCGTGCTTGACCTTGAACATCGTGCGCTTGTCCGGCTCGTACGGCTTGTCGGTGGGTTTGACGATGATGCCGTCCAGCCCGGCGCCTTCGAACATCTCGAACCACTCACGGGCCCGTTCGTCCACGTCGGTGACCGGGGTCAGCCGCACCCGGTCACCGGCCCCCGCCATGGCGTCCACCAGACGGGCCCTGCGCTCACCGAACGGCGTCTCCATCAGGTCGAGGTCGCCGACGGCGAGCAGGTCGAAGCCGATGAACGAGGCGGGTGTCTGCTCCGACAGCAGCAGCACCCGGGACTTGGCCGGGTGGATGCGCTGCTGCAACGTGTCGAAGTCCAGCGCCTGGCCCTTGCGGACCACGATCTCGCCGTCCACGACGCAGCGCTCGGGAAGCTCGCGCCGCACCGCCTCGACCAGCTCGGGGAAGTACCGGGTGAACGGCCGCTCGTTGCGGCTGCCGAGGTACACCTCGTCGCCGTCGCGGAACACGATGCACCGGAAACCATCCCATTTGGGCTCGTACAGCAGGTTCCCGTCCTGCGGCGGCAGCGCCTTGATCGCTTTGGCGAGCATGGGGGCCACCGGCGGCCGGACCGGGAGGTTCATCTCCGGCGGCTGCTCGGGCTGCGGTGCGGGACGGCTCATCGGGGCTCCCGGGTGT
The window above is part of the Sphaerisporangium rubeum genome. Proteins encoded here:
- a CDS encoding DeoR/GlpR family DNA-binding transcription regulator; translation: MLQHLRHAEITRRVRRAGATSVRDLAVQLGVSPSTIRRDLELLGRDGTLTRVRGGALASPDADVERPFAEVLGVDEQAKESVAAAAAAMVEDGEVLLLDIGTTTVRLARHLARRRVTVVTSSLAVLDVLRDDPVVEVLLLGGRLRRAYHSLVGMLTEEALRQVCADRLFLGAGGVRPDGQVTDTTVAEVPLKRAMITAARQVVLLVDRNKFPGTGALRVCGAEDIDMLVTNEGADPATLSVLTGAGVSVVTA
- a CDS encoding 6-phospho-beta-glucosidase; amino-acid sequence: MRLTILGGGGFRVPLVYGALLRGTSAPVDEVVLYDVSAERLAAVGHVLEQLAAGHRAPPRVRVTTDLDDALRNASFVFSAIRVGGLRGRTADERVALDLGVLGQETVGPGGIAYGLRTVPVALRMAVRIATVAPRAWVINFTNPAGLITEAMRRVLGDRVIGICDSPVGLIRRAAHALGLDPTRVAPDYVGLNHLGWLRGLTYDGRDVLPDLLADDAALKGVEEARLFGPGWVRSLGALPNEYLYYYDFTREAVATIGAAPETRGEALLRQQERFYASVRRDPSQALAEWRRTRKERDASYMAETRESAHAGERDHADLEADGYEGVALALMTALGHGGTPATMILNVRNGTAVPGLPPDAVVEVPCLVDAGGVRPLSTRPLPGRFLGLVQQVKAAEQLTIEAAVTGSADLAIHAFATHPLVDSVTTARHLLDNYRTRLPSLATLLPGHH
- a CDS encoding SRPBCC family protein, which gives rise to MSHEFQLTHDIELEATPEQVWDAIATGPGIDSWFMGRNEVEPGVGGAGRMEMPGFTATSTVTAWEPGRRFAYKGTPAEDGTFMAFEYLIEAREGSATALRLVHSGILGDDWEEQYDALKKGNPLYLRTLALYLRHFPGRTAVPVAAFGPPQPDQDTAWTAVTAALGLSKDPQEGDPVTFTIDGRTVTGVVDTAVDQGFLGIRTDDALLRFVGGGGMLMTGHHVFADVDQATAESTWTTWLAGAMA
- a CDS encoding ArsR/SmtB family transcription factor; protein product: MFEVGVIEEAAAAEVALDPIRSRLLGLLAEPHSATSLAAIVGLPRQKVNYHLKTLEAHGLVELVEERRKGNVNERVMRATAASYVISPVALATVQPDPERSPDRLSARWLLAVAARMVKEVGQLITGGARAGKPVATFALDGTVRFASAADRAAFARDLTAAVTALVSRYHDENTPGGRDHRVVVALYPSVSPQAQSTAADVSPQARTAATDDEES
- a CDS encoding helix-turn-helix domain-containing protein, with translation MRTASELADAADGQDPAAGLAAVAALRRLLEELEAVHVSAARAQGWSWEEIAAALGVRRQSAHRKHARRVDQGWIETSRSAQ
- a CDS encoding ATP-dependent DNA ligase; this translates as MSRPAPQPEQPPEMNLPVRPPVAPMLAKAIKALPPQDGNLLYEPKWDGFRCIVFRDGDEVYLGSRNERPFTRYFPELVEAVRRELPERCVVDGEIVVRKGQALDFDTLQQRIHPAKSRVLLLSEQTPASFIGFDLLAVGDLDLMETPFGERRARLVDAMAGAGDRVRLTPVTDVDERAREWFEMFEGAGLDGIIVKPTDKPYEPDKRTMFKVKHERTADVVVCGYREHKSGPVVGSLLLGLYDDAGVLHHVGVSASFPMKRRAELVEELKPYLLDDLSAHPWAGWMTQTEGTTQRMPGAISRWNATKDLSFIPLRPELVIEVAYDHMEGNRFRHTAQFRHYRLDRTPESCTYAQLESPMDYNLDDILAR